Proteins from a genomic interval of Treponema succinifaciens DSM 2489:
- a CDS encoding DbpA RNA binding domain-containing protein produces MAYNNNREGFKLNEENIASFLKDAVNRVEKASNAEIETLKQIKKLFKKNVPFSRRSYVAALLIKNANSGFKSNRFSRTEKTEKFGRSDRNERFSRNESRQSERNSEERKERTEKSPRVTIDPSVADTIFISVGRSRGVFPRDLVGLLVSVAGLERSRIGEIRVLSNYSFITLFAEDCDKTIKALNEYEYRGRKLSVSYSRKKDENEVPENTESASTESVVSEDTIPANVVNDAHADTSANTEEAKIAAEQSAFAASMDNAPAEDKPYSETTDDGQVKSHFGNGEAY; encoded by the coding sequence ATGGCATACAACAATAACCGTGAAGGTTTTAAATTGAATGAAGAAAACATCGCATCGTTTTTGAAAGATGCAGTAAACCGCGTAGAAAAAGCAAGCAATGCAGAAATTGAAACATTAAAGCAGATTAAAAAGCTTTTCAAAAAAAATGTTCCGTTTTCGCGCAGAAGCTATGTAGCAGCATTGCTCATCAAAAATGCAAATTCAGGATTCAAAAGTAACCGCTTCAGCCGCACAGAAAAAACAGAAAAATTCGGACGTTCAGACAGAAATGAACGTTTTTCAAGAAATGAAAGCCGCCAGTCAGAAAGAAATTCAGAAGAACGCAAAGAACGCACAGAAAAATCACCACGTGTAACAATCGATCCTTCTGTTGCAGACACAATTTTTATAAGCGTTGGAAGAAGCCGCGGAGTTTTTCCAAGAGATTTAGTCGGGCTTCTCGTAAGTGTTGCAGGTCTTGAACGTTCACGCATTGGAGAAATCAGAGTTCTTTCAAACTATTCTTTTATAACTCTCTTTGCGGAAGACTGCGACAAGACAATAAAAGCATTAAACGAATATGAATACCGCGGAAGAAAATTGAGCGTAAGCTATTCACGCAAAAAGGATGAAAATGAAGTTCCTGAAAACACAGAATCAGCTTCAACAGAGTCTGTCGTTTCAGAAGATACAATACCTGCAAATGTTGTAAATGACGCGCACGCAGACACATCGGCAAACACAGAAGAAGCAAAAATTGCGGCAGAACAGAGCGCATTCGCGGCTTCAATGGACAATGCACCAGCTGAAGATAAGCCATATTCAGAAACAACTGATGACGGTCAGGTAAAATCTCACTTTGGAAACGGTGAAGCATATTGA
- a CDS encoding GNAT family N-acetyltransferase: MTFELTDSIKNDIMFAMEDQNSQSAFNAAENKVVSFIKNFDNPAEDLKIDENKVYSLPNWTSDDGFNLMEAFSETCRSPLARNELKRCLQSRRGVFRNFKNILKAYPDVEKRWFAFKTKRMLSKINEWYNDLRETWGLELLEEDSIDEMEDLVRNDFEFKEYDSGRDKECVDRAVEIMAEEYKDSFEGEIGISIAAMWRYQSAFSKSENKYGFVCYSHLKEFLGCILFSSCPSSAKKTVVVTDFFVFQNYRGLGIGKELFQKCLEKAKNSGIQWVLFSNTIIPESMEHLLSQFSFEKLGSGYIVDLLKD, translated from the coding sequence ATGACATTCGAGCTTACAGATTCCATTAAAAATGACATTATGTTTGCCATGGAAGACCAAAATTCCCAAAGCGCATTCAATGCCGCGGAAAATAAGGTTGTAAGCTTCATAAAAAATTTTGACAATCCGGCAGAAGACTTAAAAATAGATGAAAACAAAGTTTATTCCTTGCCAAACTGGACAAGCGATGACGGTTTTAATCTTATGGAAGCCTTTTCAGAAACTTGCCGTTCACCTTTAGCGAGGAATGAATTAAAAAGATGCTTGCAAAGCAGAAGGGGGGTGTTCAGAAATTTTAAGAATATTCTAAAAGCGTATCCAGATGTTGAAAAAAGATGGTTTGCATTCAAAACAAAGAGGATGCTTTCTAAAATCAACGAATGGTACAATGACTTGCGCGAGACTTGGGGACTTGAGCTTCTTGAAGAAGATTCCATAGATGAAATGGAAGACCTCGTTCGGAATGATTTTGAGTTCAAGGAATACGATTCTGGCAGGGACAAGGAATGCGTTGATCGTGCAGTTGAAATAATGGCAGAAGAATATAAAGACAGCTTTGAAGGCGAGATTGGGATTTCCATTGCTGCAATGTGGCGTTACCAGTCAGCTTTTTCTAAAAGTGAGAATAAGTATGGTTTTGTTTGCTATTCTCATTTAAAAGAATTTTTAGGCTGCATTTTATTTTCATCATGTCCGTCCTCGGCAAAAAAAACAGTTGTAGTTACTGATTTTTTTGTCTTTCAGAATTACCGTGGCTTAGGCATAGGAAAGGAACTTTTCCAAAAATGTCTGGAAAAAGCAAAAAACAGCGGAATTCAGTGGGTTTTATTTTCAAATACAATTATTCCGGAATCCATGGAACATTTATTAAGCCAGTTTTCTTTTGAAAAGCTAGGATCCGGCTATATTGTAGATTTATTAAAAGATTAA
- a CDS encoding ATP-dependent Clp protease proteolytic subunit, producing the protein MIKKIDGIVLEDEKEEKKAENSAPDPLAEKFLKTRQILLSGEICEELAEKIIRQLLILEADNDKPIYIYIDSPGGDVYAGFAIFDTIRFINAPVYIIGTGLIASAAALILLSVPKERRLGLPHSSYLIHQPSSGMKGVATDIEIHAAELAKTRTKINEIISEQTGTSLEKVSKDTDRDYWLNSEEAVQYGLICKVITNRKDLA; encoded by the coding sequence ATGATCAAAAAAATCGATGGTATCGTTTTAGAAGATGAAAAAGAAGAAAAAAAAGCTGAAAACTCAGCCCCAGATCCTCTTGCAGAGAAATTTTTAAAAACAAGACAAATCCTTTTAAGCGGTGAAATCTGTGAAGAGCTTGCAGAAAAAATTATAAGACAGCTTTTAATTCTTGAAGCAGACAACGACAAGCCAATTTACATTTATATTGACAGTCCTGGCGGAGATGTTTATGCAGGATTTGCAATTTTTGACACAATCCGTTTTATAAATGCGCCTGTTTATATAATCGGAACTGGTCTTATTGCAAGCGCAGCGGCGTTGATCCTTCTTTCTGTTCCAAAAGAACGCAGGCTTGGACTTCCGCATTCAAGCTACCTGATTCATCAGCCTTCAAGCGGAATGAAAGGTGTTGCGACAGACATCGAAATTCATGCCGCAGAACTCGCAAAGACACGCACAAAGATAAACGAGATAATTTCTGAGCAGACAGGAACTTCATTAGAAAAGGTGTCAAAGGACACTGACCGCGACTACTGGCTTAATTCAGAAGAGGCGGTTCAATACGGACTTATCTGCAAAGTAATTACAAACCGCAAAGACTTAGCCTGA
- the mazG gene encoding nucleoside triphosphate pyrophosphohydrolase, translating into MEKSELTKKIENISLSAASFNRLFELANILRKECPWDKIQTPQTLRSTLIEETFETVDAITEKSPSHVREELGDVFFNLIFIAKCFEEENEFTIDQVLNEVCEKLIRRHPHIFENASETNRSTKIQSASDVKAQWDKIKDNVEGRKQESAIDSVPKGFPPLLKAFKILKKAAKEGFDWRATQQAYDKIKEELTEVKESLPENTEEEVGDLLLSCVNLSRKLNVDPSVALERAINKFSARFKFVEKSMNQENLEMKAENDNKMMEFWKSAKITGQTHYK; encoded by the coding sequence ATGGAAAAATCAGAACTTACAAAGAAAATAGAAAACATTTCATTGTCTGCGGCTTCATTCAACAGGCTTTTTGAACTTGCAAATATTCTGCGCAAAGAATGCCCTTGGGATAAAATTCAGACGCCGCAGACATTAAGAAGCACGTTAATAGAAGAAACCTTTGAAACCGTTGATGCGATAACAGAAAAAAGCCCAAGCCACGTACGTGAAGAACTTGGCGATGTGTTTTTCAATCTTATTTTCATTGCAAAATGCTTTGAAGAAGAAAACGAATTTACAATCGATCAAGTTTTAAATGAAGTTTGCGAAAAACTTATCCGAAGGCATCCTCATATTTTTGAAAATGCAAGCGAAACCAATCGTTCAACAAAAATTCAAAGCGCATCAGATGTAAAAGCGCAGTGGGACAAAATAAAAGACAATGTGGAAGGCAGAAAACAGGAAAGCGCAATTGATTCTGTACCAAAAGGATTTCCGCCGCTTTTAAAGGCATTTAAAATTTTAAAGAAAGCTGCAAAAGAAGGCTTTGACTGGCGTGCAACACAACAAGCTTACGATAAAATAAAGGAAGAATTAACTGAAGTAAAGGAATCTTTGCCAGAAAACACAGAAGAAGAAGTTGGAGATTTGCTTTTGTCATGTGTAAATTTAAGCCGCAAACTTAATGTAGATCCGTCTGTTGCGCTTGAAAGAGCCATAAACAAGTTCAGCGCAAGATTCAAGTTTGTTGAAAAAAGTATGAACCAGGAAAATCTTGAAATGAAAGCCGAAAATGACAATAAAATGATGGAATTTTGGAAATCAGCAAAGATTACAGGGCAAACGCATTATAAATAA
- the pth gene encoding aminoacyl-tRNA hydrolase, which produces MIQLIAFLGNYGKEYSGTRHNVPWIFEEQLPFASKISWQSKHKSEFSCVDYEDFLNWLKDFSLIKLRQDGTLPIASNVPDKIYFMKPLTYMNLSGEAVGEAARFFKIKPENILILHDEIELPLGTVSLKWSGGLGGHNGLRSIKEHLGTADFWRLRFGVGKPVHGSVADFVLGIFSEDEKIILSQVFSQANILFSKILTSSQPEKLISEWGKKKVIPETK; this is translated from the coding sequence ATGATTCAGCTAATTGCATTTTTAGGAAACTATGGAAAGGAATATTCAGGCACAAGACATAATGTTCCATGGATTTTTGAAGAACAGCTTCCGTTTGCATCAAAAATTTCTTGGCAGTCAAAACATAAATCAGAGTTTTCTTGTGTTGACTATGAAGACTTTTTAAATTGGCTAAAAGATTTTTCACTTATAAAACTAAGACAAGACGGTACTTTGCCCATAGCTTCAAATGTTCCAGACAAAATTTACTTTATGAAGCCTTTGACTTACATGAATTTAAGCGGAGAAGCTGTTGGAGAAGCTGCCCGTTTCTTTAAAATAAAACCGGAAAACATTCTTATTCTGCATGATGAAATTGAACTTCCGCTTGGAACAGTCAGTTTAAAATGGTCTGGAGGACTTGGAGGACACAACGGACTTCGCTCAATAAAGGAACATCTTGGAACTGCGGATTTTTGGAGGCTAAGATTCGGAGTTGGAAAACCTGTCCATGGAAGCGTCGCTGATTTTGTGCTAGGCATATTTTCAGAAGATGAAAAAATAATACTTTCACAAGTTTTTTCACAGGCAAATATTCTTTTTTCAAAAATTTTGACTTCATCACAACCAGAAAAACTAATTTCTGAATGGGGAAAGAAAAAAGTTATTCCAGAAACAAAGTAA
- a CDS encoding helix-turn-helix transcriptional regulator: protein MIQWKPRKIIFIGNQTPLLKILAKENETEVISSVTFLSTLATRFAPDLIVFDSIQDADILEVRKNEKLIFVPVLITAENFKELNNLNSISDFSNVIICNQSVSQSSQFVERLKNLMSKKQPVLPSRTGSIVKYAILYMNKNLSKKISRNTLADQVGVDPDYLTRIFHKEMGIGISAYLNLFRLEESHKLLSLTGMKIQDIAKECGFSNPAYFINSYRARFGISPGTVRKEGLSPVNAF, encoded by the coding sequence ATGATTCAATGGAAACCACGGAAAATAATTTTTATAGGAAACCAGACACCTCTTTTAAAGATTCTTGCAAAAGAAAATGAAACGGAAGTAATTTCATCTGTTACATTTCTTTCCACTTTAGCCACAAGATTTGCTCCAGATTTGATTGTTTTTGACAGCATACAAGACGCGGACATTCTTGAAGTGCGGAAAAATGAAAAACTAATCTTTGTTCCAGTTCTAATTACAGCAGAAAACTTTAAAGAACTTAACAATCTAAATTCAATCTCTGATTTTTCAAACGTAATTATATGCAACCAGTCAGTTTCGCAATCCAGCCAGTTTGTTGAGCGGCTGAAAAATCTTATGTCAAAAAAACAGCCAGTTCTTCCTTCAAGGACAGGTTCTATTGTAAAGTACGCAATTCTTTATATGAACAAAAATCTTTCTAAAAAAATCAGCAGAAATACGCTTGCAGACCAAGTTGGAGTTGACCCGGATTATCTTACACGTATTTTTCACAAGGAAATGGGAATTGGAATTTCTGCATACCTTAACCTTTTTAGATTAGAAGAAAGCCATAAACTTCTTTCACTTACAGGAATGAAAATTCAGGATATTGCAAAAGAATGCGGATTTTCAAACCCGGCGTATTTTATAAATTCCTACCGCGCAAGATTTGGAATTTCCCCTGGCACAGTAAGAAAAGAAGGTCTTTCACCTGTAAATGCTTTTTAG